Proteins from a single region of Crassaminicella profunda:
- a CDS encoding ABC transporter permease, with the protein MENNIFIGILNIFKSRSSDILLAISQHVQITLTALFFSVLIAVPLGIFLTRHRKMADPVIGITSVFQTIPSLALLGFMIPFLGIGRFPAIVALTIYGLLPILRNTYTGVIGVNKAAVEAGVGMGMTSKQVLFMVEIPLALSIIMAGIRTSTVLIVGVATISAMIGAGGLGDLIFRGIATVNPELILAGAIPAATLALTFDFILRKLEFSVTPKGLRK; encoded by the coding sequence ATGGAAAACAATATTTTTATTGGCATATTGAATATCTTCAAAAGTAGAAGTTCAGATATATTATTAGCTATTAGCCAACACGTTCAAATTACTCTAACAGCCTTGTTCTTTTCTGTTCTTATTGCAGTACCTTTAGGAATCTTCTTAACTAGACACAGAAAAATGGCTGATCCTGTTATTGGTATAACTTCTGTTTTTCAAACCATACCGAGTTTAGCCCTTTTAGGTTTCATGATTCCATTCCTCGGTATAGGTAGATTTCCTGCAATTGTTGCTTTAACTATCTATGGATTACTTCCTATCCTTAGAAATACCTATACAGGAGTTATTGGTGTAAATAAAGCTGCTGTAGAGGCAGGGGTAGGAATGGGAATGACTTCAAAACAAGTGTTATTTATGGTTGAAATCCCACTAGCTTTATCCATCATTATGGCAGGAATCAGAACGTCTACTGTATTAATCGTAGGAGTTGCAACTATATCTGCTATGATTGGCGCTGGCGGTTTAGGGGACTTGATCTTTAGAGGTATTGCTACGGTAAATCCAGAGCTCATCCTTGCAGGTGCCATTCCAGCAGCTACTTTAGCATTAACCTTTGATTTTATCTTAAGAAAATTAGAATTTTCTGTTACTCCAAAGGGTTTAAGGAAATAA